From Campylobacter showae:
CAAGAGGACCTCGCGGCTATTTATCAAAACTACGTCAAAAACGAGAATGGATTTAATAAAATCTCGCTCATCATCGAGGGTATCCACTGCTCGGCTTGTATCTGGCTAAACGAGAAGGTTTTATTTGCGCAGAAGGGAATTTTAGAGGTAAATATAAACTCGGTTAATAACAAAGCCCTCATTGTCTGGGACGAAAACGAGATAAATTTGGCTCAAATTTTCGCTCTCATCCGCTCCATCGGCTACGAGCCCTACCCATACGACGCACAGGCCCAGGAGCACAGGCTCGCGGGGCAGAGGCGCGAATTTTACGCGCGGCTGCTTGTCGGGATATTTTGCACGATGAACATCATGTGGCTGGCCGTCGCTCAGTACGGCGGCTACTTCACGGGCATGCGCCAGGACGTGCGCTCTATAATAAATTTCGCCGAATTTATCCTCGCTACGCCGGTACTTTTCTACACGGGAAGCGGTTTTTTTAGGGGTGCTTGGAGCGCGCTAAAAAACAAAACGCAAAACATGGATAGCCTCATCGTCACGGGCACGCTAGCAGCTTACATTTTCTCGATCTACGCGATGTTTTCGCGGCAAGGAGAGGTGTATTTCGACTCGGTTGCGATGATAATCACTTTCGTATTTATCGGCAAATATCTGGAAATCTTGAGCAAGAAAAAGGCCGCCGACACGCTCGATAATCTAAACTCGCTAAATTTAAACTCCGTTAGCGTCAAAGACGGCGACGAGATAACGCTAAAAAGCGCGCAGGAGGTGAGGGTGGGCGAACTCGTGGTCGTGAGAGCTGGCGAGCGCGTGCTGCTAGACGGCGTCGTCGTAAGCGGGGCGGCGAGCTTTGATCTCTCTAGCCTTAGCGGCGAGAGCGCGCCAGTGTATCTGAGCGCGAAAGAGGGCGAAAATGAGATAAAAAGCGGCTCCGTGTGCGTGGACGGCACGCTAGTTTATGAGGTTGGCGCCGTATTTAGCGAGTCGGTGCTAGCGCGTATCATAAATCTGCTCGAAACCGCCGCAGCCAAAAAGCCCAAAATCCAGGCACTCGCAGACGCTATCGCGGCGAGGTTTTCAGCTGCTATCACGATGCTGGCGCTAGCGACGTTTGCGTTTTGGTTCTGGCGCACTGGCGAGCTCTCCGCCGCGCTCATCGTCGCGATCTCGGTCGTTGTGATCTCGTGCCCCTGCGCGCTTGGGCTTGCTACGCCCGTTAGCACGCTCGTTGCGCTTGGGGCGGGCTTTAGGCGCGGGATACTTTTTAAAGAAGCGCGCATCATCGAAAGCCTAGCTAAGTGCGATACGGCCGTGTTTGACAAGACCGGCACGCTCACGTCAGGGCGGCTTAAGGTGAGTAAATTTACGCGCGTGGGCAAATTTGACGCAAGCGCGCTTTTTTCGTTAGTTAGCGGCTCGGATCATCCCGTTAGCTGCGTCGTTGGCGAGTATCTTCGAGCAAATTTTAGGGATTTAAAACTTTTAGAGTTAAGCGGCTTTGAAAACATCGCAGCGCGCGGAGTAAGGGCTAAATTTGGCGGCATAAATCTAGCCGGCGGGAGCGAGAAATTTATGCGCGAGCTAGGGCTTTATGGCGGCGAAGCAGTGCGCGGGACTTGCTATTTTTTCGCTGCAGACGGGGGGATCGCAGCGGCATTTGAGCTAGAGGAGAGCCTAAAAGATGGCGCCAAAGAGTGCGTAGCCGCGCTAAAAAACGCTGGCATACGCGTAGCGATGCTAACGGGCGATAACGAATACGCCGCAAAGCGCGTGGCAGAGGAGCTAGGCGTGGGCGAAACGGTCGCAAACGCTCTGCCCACGGATAAGGCCGCCTACGTAGAGAGACTGGCTCAGCAAGGGCGAAACGTGCTGATGGTAGGCGACGGGATCAACGACGCCGCCGCGCTCGCGCTCTCAAGCGTGGCCGTGTGTATGGGTAGCGGAGCGGCCGTGAGTATCGCAAAAAGCGACGTCGTGCTGATGAGAGACGATCCCGCCTCGCTAGCGGCTGCCGTAGCGCTCGCGCGCAAAACCTACCGCATCGTGCGGCAAAATTTGGTCTTTTCGCTCGTTTATAACGCCGTGACGATACCGCTGGCGATGGCCGGCTACGTCGCGCCCGCCGTGGCTGCGCTATCGATGTCGCTAAGCTCGGTCGCGGTCGTGCTAAACGCGCTGCGGGCTAGGAGCGAGCGATGAGCGGGGCGGTCGTGGCGATGATGATCGGGGTCTCGACGCTGCTGGGCGCGTGCGGGCTGGCGGCGCTGCTGTGGGGGCTCAAAACTAGGCAGTTTGACGATGAGCGAAAGTTTTTGGACGGGACGAAATTTGACGACGAAGACGCGCTAAATGATGCCTATGAGCTGGAGCTGCGCCGTAAAGAAAAGGGCTATAAGCCGCCTGAGTGAGGCGAATTTACGCCTGTGTTCAGTTCGTCTTTGCCGCGAAAATTCGGTTATTTTGGGTCGTAAAATTTGCCGCGAAATTTGATTTTGAGAGTGGGCGATATTTGCGTTTTAAATTTGACGACGAGTGTTTGGAGTCAAAATTTGGACCGTAAATTTAATCCTTTGCGGTTAAATTCATCGTTAAATTTCGACTAACTACGGCATAATGACGGACAAAAATTAAGCGTGAGATTTTGGCGTCTTGGACGGCAAATTTACCGTGCAAAATAATAAAAGCGCGCAAGCGTAAGCTAACGGCGTAAAAAATCGGCTATCCTTTGCCGGCAAGCGCGTCGCCGGCAAATTTAGCCTCTCGTCGGCTAAATTTACTCGCTCTAGCGATGCCTCGCAATCAAATCAAGATTGCCGCTTGACGCACCCGCTGGGTATGCCGCCTGCTTGGAGTTTAGGCGGTCCGGAGCCGTTTAAATTTAATCGCCGCAATCACCTAGCGGGCGTGGCTTAGTCCTAATAATTTTTTGCTTTCTTGCTTGTAAAAGCTTCGCTCTGGCAAGCATTTTTAATCTACTTTTAGCTTTTTAACGATATGATTCCGCAAATTTAAACAAAGGAAACAACATGAAAACGCTAGTTATCTTATCGCACCCAAATCTCGCCGCATCTCGCGTAAACAAAGCTTTATCGCAGGTAGCAAAGGCTGCTACGGACGTCGAAGTGCGCCATTTGGAGGGGCTTTACGGCTTAGATATCGCACGCATAGACGCCAGCTCAGAGCAAGACGCGTTAGCGGCTGCCGAGCGCATTGTATTTTTGTACCCGATGTACTGGCTAAACGTGCCGCCTATGCTAAAAGCCTATATCGATATCGTCTTTTCGCACGAGCTAGTGGGTTCCGGCGCGCTTAAAGGCAAGGTCTTGCAGCTTGCGCTAAGCGTCAGCACCCCGCTTGGAGAATACTCTAAACAGGGCGCGATCGGCTTTAGCTTGGATGAAATTTTAACGCCGCTTAAGATCGCGGCAAACTACTGCGGGATGGACTTTGCCGTGCCGTTTATCAGCAGCGGATTTGAGCCCGGCGAGTTTGGCGACGATGCCGTAGACGCCGCAGCCGCGCGCTTTGGCAAGCTTTTACGAGGAGAGCTAAGTACTAACGAGTATCAAATTTAGTTTTGCCGTCCGTAGTTACAAGCTCGTGATTTTAAGTGAAGCCGCCAGCCCGGTTTTTAGCTAGTCGGCGCTGGCGTATATAATAATTTTGCTCGAAATTGCCGCGCTCAAAGTATGATTTAAGCATTGCGAACGAGTAAAGTCTATGTGCAAGATTGACGCGGTCGCTTCGTAATTCATCTCATCGACCGCCGATATTTTTTTATGTTAAAATCGCAGGTATTATTTCAAGCTATCGATATACTCGCTAACAGCCGCCATATCCTCGTCACTTAGGTTTTTGGCGTGGATTTGCATGACCTTGCCCATGCCAAAGTTATTGTTTGAGCCATCTTTGTAGCTTTGTAGCGCTTTTATGCGGTCCTCTTTGCTGATGCTAGTTAGCGCAGGTACTTTGTTTGCGTATTTTACGTCCGCTTTTTCGCCGTGACAGGCTGCGCATTTTTTGTAAATAGCTGCGCCGTCAGCCGCAAGCAGAGATAAATTTAGCGCCAAAACGGCAGTTGCAATGTGATAGATTTTCATCTTTCGTCCTTTTTGATAGAAATTTAGACGAGATTATAGCCCTAAAAGCTTAAAAGAAAAGAAATTTGATAAAAAAGTTACTAAAATGAAGCGCGAAATAAAAAGCAGAGAAAAATCGGCGGAAAAACTCCGCCGAAAAGGGTTATTTTAGAGTAGGGATGTACTCTGATAGAGCCGCGATGTCATCGTCGCTAAGAGGTTTTGCGATAGGTTTCATCATAGCTGCGCTTTTAAATTTATCTAGAGTGCCTGCTTTATAGCCTTTTAGGCTCTCGGCGATCTCTTCTTTTGAAAGCGTGTTAAGCGCAGGAACTTTATTTAGATACACTTTTTCGGCTTTCGGTCCGTGACAGGCTGCGCATTTTTTGTAAAGAGTCGCGCCGTCAGCGGCAAATAGGCTACCCGCTAGCAATGCGGCAGCTCCTGAAACAATGATAAGCTTTTTCATTTTCAATCCTTTTTGATAAAATTGTAGACGTATTATAGTCTTAAAAGCTAAATTTTACATTATTTTTTTACATTAGTTTATATCGCGGCGCGGGCGGCGATTTTCGGTTAAATTTAGATTTTTTTTGTATAATTTTCGACATGGATAAAATAGAGCTTAAAACGGTGCCCAAAAAGGCGCTTTTTCTTGATCGCGACGGCGTGATAAACGAGGATGCGGGCTATGTTTATAGGCGCGAGGATTTCGTTTTTAAAGAGGGCATTTTCGCCGCTTTGAGAGAGTTTGCCAAGGCCGGCTACGCGCTAGTTGTAGTGACGAATCAATCGGGCATCGGGCGAGGCTACTACACGCTGGAGCAGTTTGACGAGCTTTGCAGGTTTATGCTGGGCGAGTTTGAAAAAAAGGGCGTAAAGATAGAGAAAATTTACTTTTGTCCGCACGCGCCTGAGGCTCTTTGCGGTTGCCGTAAACCAAAGCCAGGCATGCTGCTAAAGGCCGCAAACGAGCTAAACATCGACCTTGCGCGCTCGATCATGATAGGCGACAAGGATAGCGACGTGCAGGCGGGGCAGAGCGCTGGCGTCGGGGTAAATTTAAAACTCGGCGACCGGCTAAAAAGCGTGGCTGAGGCGCTAGAGTTTTTAAAAAAAGAAGGAAAAATATGAAAGATATAAAAAGAGTAGTAATTACGGGCGCGGCGGGCTTCATCGGCTCAAATTTGGCTCATTATTTTGATGAAAATTTAAAAGACGTAGAAGTGCTCGCCGTGGACAAATTTAGAAGCGACGAGAAATTTAGCAACGGTAATCTAAAAAGCTTCGGGCATTTTAAAAATTTGCTCGGCTTTTCGGGCGAAATTTATGAGGGCGACATAAACTGCGCAAAAACGCTATCTATGATCGAGAAATTTGCCCCGGGTGCAATCTTTCACGAGGCGGCGATCTCGGATACCACTGTAACCGAGCAGGGCGAGCTAATGAGGACTAATCTAAATAGCTTTAAAGATATGCTAGATATCTGCGAAAAAACGGGCGCGCGCATGATATACGCAAGCTCCGGCGCTACGTACGGCAACGCAAAAAGCCCGCAAAGAGTCGGCGAATGCGAAGCGCCGAATAACGTCTACGGCTTTTCAAAGCTAAAAATGGACGATCTGGGTCGAAAATACGCTAAAAAAGGCGTAGTAGTCGTGGGGCTGAGATACTTTAACGTCTACGGCGCGAGGGAGTTTTATAAAAACAAAACCGCCTCGATGGTGCTGCAGTTTGGTCTGCAAATTTTGAGCGGGAAAAATCCGCGCCTCTTTGAAGGCAGCGACAAAATCAAGCGTGACTTCGTCTATATAAAAGACATCGTGCAGGCCAATTTGCTCGCCCTAAATGCACCAAGCGGCGTGTATAACGCGGCGACGGGCACGGCAAGAAGCTTCCAAGAGATCGTGGATATCTTGCAGCGCGAGCTGGGGTCAAATTTACCTTGCGAATACATCCCAAACCCGTACGCGCGCTCATATCAGTTTCACACGCAAGCAGACATCGAGCCGACTAAAAAGGCGCTGGGATACGAGCCCAAATTTAGCCTAGAAGAGGGCATAAAAGACTACGCAGCCGAGATAAAAAGGATATACGAGGAAGAGATAAATGCGTGAAGTACGTGCTTTGGTCGCGGGCGATCTGATGCTCGATCACTACATCTGGGGCAGCTGCGAGCGTATCTCGCCAGAAGCTCCGGTGCAAGTGGTAAAGATAAAAAACGAAACCAAACGCCTAGGCGGAGCGGGCAACGTGGTGTTAAATTTGCTCTCGCTAGGCGCAAAAGTTGGCGTCATGAGCGTACTCGGCGACGATGAGACGGGCGACGAGATAGAGCGGATCTTGTGCGAGCAGGGCGCTAGGGCTGAGTTTATAAAAAGAGAAAAAGGGCGCACGAGCTCGATAAAAAGCCGCGTGATGGCGACGCATCAGCAAGTCGTGCGCATAGACAAGGAAAGCGTCGAAGCCGTAACGTGCGAGGACGAGCTGGCGGCAAATTTCGCCCGCGCGCTAGAGAGCTACGACGTCGCGCTGCTATCGGACTACGGCAAGGGCGTGCTGACGCCGTCGCTGTGCCAAAAGCTCATAAAAGCCTGCGCATATGCGGGCAAACCCGTACTAATCGATCCAAAAGGCGTGGACTACTCGAAATACAAGGGCGCCACGCTACTAACGCCGAATAAAAAAGAAGCGGGCGAGGCAGTGGGCTTTAAAATAGAAAACGACGAGCAGCTTTTTACGGCGCTAAATTTACTAAAAAACGAGCTAAATTTGACGCATTCGCTGATCACGATCTCGGAGGAGGGTATCGCGCTTTTAGAGGACGCTCAGGCAGTTAAATTTCCCGCTCTGGCAAAAGAGGTCTTTGACGTAACTGGCGCGGGAGATACGGTGCTAGCGACGCTTGGCGTGATGCTGGGTGCCGGCGAAGGCATCAAAAAGGCGATCGAGACGGCAAATTTAGCTGCCGCAGTCGTCGTGGCTAAGGTCGGCTCGGCTACGGCTAGCTTTGAGGAGATAAACGAACTCGTGCGCCGTAAAAATGCGGCAG
This genomic window contains:
- a CDS encoding heavy metal translocating P-type ATPase, with amino-acid sequence MGKFKCAHCRGEFEREALIERGGELFCCEGCAGVYEILNASGLGEFYERLGKTTLNPARGAKNTAQKSQEDLAAIYQNYVKNENGFNKISLIIEGIHCSACIWLNEKVLFAQKGILEVNINSVNNKALIVWDENEINLAQIFALIRSIGYEPYPYDAQAQEHRLAGQRREFYARLLVGIFCTMNIMWLAVAQYGGYFTGMRQDVRSIINFAEFILATPVLFYTGSGFFRGAWSALKNKTQNMDSLIVTGTLAAYIFSIYAMFSRQGEVYFDSVAMIITFVFIGKYLEILSKKKAADTLDNLNSLNLNSVSVKDGDEITLKSAQEVRVGELVVVRAGERVLLDGVVVSGAASFDLSSLSGESAPVYLSAKEGENEIKSGSVCVDGTLVYEVGAVFSESVLARIINLLETAAAKKPKIQALADAIAARFSAAITMLALATFAFWFWRTGELSAALIVAISVVVISCPCALGLATPVSTLVALGAGFRRGILFKEARIIESLAKCDTAVFDKTGTLTSGRLKVSKFTRVGKFDASALFSLVSGSDHPVSCVVGEYLRANFRDLKLLELSGFENIAARGVRAKFGGINLAGGSEKFMRELGLYGGEAVRGTCYFFAADGGIAAAFELEESLKDGAKECVAALKNAGIRVAMLTGDNEYAAKRVAEELGVGETVANALPTDKAAYVERLAQQGRNVLMVGDGINDAAALALSSVAVCMGSGAAVSIAKSDVVLMRDDPASLAAAVALARKTYRIVRQNLVFSLVYNAVTIPLAMAGYVAPAVAALSMSLSSVAVVLNALRARSER
- a CDS encoding NAD(P)H-dependent oxidoreductase — its product is MKTLVILSHPNLAASRVNKALSQVAKAATDVEVRHLEGLYGLDIARIDASSEQDALAAAERIVFLYPMYWLNVPPMLKAYIDIVFSHELVGSGALKGKVLQLALSVSTPLGEYSKQGAIGFSLDEILTPLKIAANYCGMDFAVPFISSGFEPGEFGDDAVDAAAARFGKLLRGELSTNEYQI
- a CDS encoding c-type cytochrome, with the protein product MKIYHIATAVLALNLSLLAADGAAIYKKCAACHGEKADVKYANKVPALTSISKEDRIKALQSYKDGSNNNFGMGKVMQIHAKNLSDEDMAAVSEYIDSLK
- a CDS encoding c-type cytochrome, translating into MKKLIIVSGAAALLAGSLFAADGATLYKKCAACHGPKAEKVYLNKVPALNTLSKEEIAESLKGYKAGTLDKFKSAAMMKPIAKPLSDDDIAALSEYIPTLK
- the rfaE1 gene encoding D-glycero-beta-D-manno-heptose-7-phosphate kinase, which gives rise to MREVRALVAGDLMLDHYIWGSCERISPEAPVQVVKIKNETKRLGGAGNVVLNLLSLGAKVGVMSVLGDDETGDEIERILCEQGARAEFIKREKGRTSSIKSRVMATHQQVVRIDKESVEAVTCEDELAANFARALESYDVALLSDYGKGVLTPSLCQKLIKACAYAGKPVLIDPKGVDYSKYKGATLLTPNKKEAGEAVGFKIENDEQLFTALNLLKNELNLTHSLITISEEGIALLEDAQAVKFPALAKEVFDVTGAGDTVLATLGVMLGAGEGIKKAIETANLAAAVVVAKVGSATASFEEINELVRRKNAAGFEEKIKSADELAATLANRGEKRLVFTNGCFDILHAGHVSYLAKAREFGDILVVGLNSDASVRALKGDARPVNAQADRATVLAALGAVDYVTIFDELTPLNLIEKLLPDVLVKGADYEGKEVVGSSVVKDVRLVDFVAGKSTSATIKRIKNEDS
- the gmhB gene encoding D-glycero-beta-D-manno-heptose 1,7-bisphosphate 7-phosphatase, producing the protein MDKIELKTVPKKALFLDRDGVINEDAGYVYRREDFVFKEGIFAALREFAKAGYALVVVTNQSGIGRGYYTLEQFDELCRFMLGEFEKKGVKIEKIYFCPHAPEALCGCRKPKPGMLLKAANELNIDLARSIMIGDKDSDVQAGQSAGVGVNLKLGDRLKSVAEALEFLKKEGKI
- the ccoS gene encoding cbb3-type cytochrome oxidase assembly protein CcoS: MSGAVVAMMIGVSTLLGACGLAALLWGLKTRQFDDERKFLDGTKFDDEDALNDAYELELRRKEKGYKPPE
- the rfaD gene encoding ADP-glyceromanno-heptose 6-epimerase, yielding MKDIKRVVITGAAGFIGSNLAHYFDENLKDVEVLAVDKFRSDEKFSNGNLKSFGHFKNLLGFSGEIYEGDINCAKTLSMIEKFAPGAIFHEAAISDTTVTEQGELMRTNLNSFKDMLDICEKTGARMIYASSGATYGNAKSPQRVGECEAPNNVYGFSKLKMDDLGRKYAKKGVVVVGLRYFNVYGAREFYKNKTASMVLQFGLQILSGKNPRLFEGSDKIKRDFVYIKDIVQANLLALNAPSGVYNAATGTARSFQEIVDILQRELGSNLPCEYIPNPYARSYQFHTQADIEPTKKALGYEPKFSLEEGIKDYAAEIKRIYEEEINA